One window of the Balaenoptera ricei isolate mBalRic1 chromosome X, mBalRic1.hap2, whole genome shotgun sequence genome contains the following:
- the AMELX gene encoding LOW QUALITY PROTEIN: amelogenin, X isoform (The sequence of the model RefSeq protein was modified relative to this genomic sequence to represent the inferred CDS: substituted 1 base at 1 genomic stop codon): MGTWILFACLLGAAFSMPLPPHPGHPGYINFSYEVLTPLKWXQNIIRHPYPSYGYEPMGGRLPQRIIPVVPQQAALPPHHHLPMVPAQQPAVPRQTMAPVPGQHSATPSQPHQPHLPAPAQQPVQPQPLPPLLPQPPLPPMFPMLPDLPLEAWPATDKTKREEVD, translated from the exons ATGGGGACCTGGATTTTGTTTGCCTGCCTCCTGGGAGCAGCCTTCTCTATGCCC CTACCACCTCATCCTGGGCACCCTGGTTATATCAACTTCAGCTATGag GTGCTTACCCCTCTGAAGTGGTAGCAGAACATAATAAGACACCCG TACCCGTCCTACGGTTACGAACCCATGGGTGGCCGGCTGCCCCAGCGAATCATTCCCGTGGTACCCCAGCAGGCTGCCCTGCCGCCTCATCACCACTTGCCCATGGTGCCAGCCCAGCAGCCCGCGGTCCCCCGGCAAACCATGGCGCCAGTTCCTGGCCAGCACTCCGCGACTCCAAGCCAGCCCCACCAGCCACACCTCCCTGCGCCCGCCCAGCAGCCCGTCCAGCCGCAGCCTCTCCCGCCCCTGCTGCCCCAGCCGCCTCTGCCTCCGATGTTCCCCATGCTTCCTGACCTGCCTCTGGAGGCGTGGCCAGCAACAGACAAGACCAAGCGGGAGGAAGTG